A stretch of Malus sylvestris chromosome 11, drMalSylv7.2, whole genome shotgun sequence DNA encodes these proteins:
- the LOC126589155 gene encoding copper transporter 1-like — protein sequence MDGMDHGHGMGGMASSPSSSMMDGTMMHLTFFWGTTEELLFPKWPGTNTGMYYVSLLFVFALAVLVEWLSYCRLIRAGASDVVSGLIQTLLHAIRVGLAYLVMLAVMSFNAGVFLVAVAGHAVGFLLFGSRVFKKKSDVDDKGSDLPPMCC from the coding sequence ATGGATGGTATGGATCACGGCCATGGCATGGGTGGCATggcatcatcaccatcatcatccATGATGGACGGCACGATGATGCACTTGACCTTCTTTTGGGGCACAACGGAGGAATTACTCTTCCCCAAATGGCCAGGCACAAACACCGGCATGTATTACGTATCCCTACTCTTTGTGTTTGCCCTAGCTGTCCTCGTCGAGTGGCTCTCCTACTGCCGTCTGATCAGGGCAGGCGCAAGCGACGTCGTTTCTGGACTGATTCAGACTCTTTTGCATGCAATTAGGGTTGGGTTAGCTTATTTGGTGATGCTGGCCGTCATGTCGTTTAATGCCGGGGTGTTTCTTGTGGCGGTGGCTGGGCATGCTGTTGGGTTCTTGCTTTTTGGGAGTAGGGTTTTTAAGAAGAAATCGGATGTTGATGATAAGGGTTCTGATCTTCCTCCAATGTGTTGTTGA